In Gorilla gorilla gorilla isolate KB3781 chromosome 12, NHGRI_mGorGor1-v2.1_pri, whole genome shotgun sequence, the following are encoded in one genomic region:
- the COLEC11 gene encoding collectin-11 isoform X4 — MWWVSPSPYGSLPCTLPGDMGDKGQKGSVGRHGKIGPIGSKGEKGDSGDIGPPGPNGEPGLPCECSQLRKAIGEMDNQVSQLTSELKFIKNAVAGVRETESKIYLLVKEEKRYADAQLSCQGRGGTLSMPKDEAANGLMAAYLAQAGLARVFIGINDLEKEGAFVYSDRSPMRTFNKWRSGEPNNAYDEEDCVEMVASGGWNDVACHTTMYFMCEFDKENM; from the exons GAGACATGGGGGACAAAGGACAGAAAGGCAGTGTGGGTCGCCATGGAAAAATCGGTCCCATTGGCTCTAAAG gtgAGAAAGGAGATTCTGGTGACATAGGACCCCCTGGTCCTAATGGAGAACCAG GCCTCCCGTGTGAGTGCAGCCAGCTGCGCAAGGCCATCGGGGAGATGGACAACCAGGTCTCTCAGCTGACCAGCGAGCTCAAGTTCATCAAGAATG CTGTCGCCGGTGTGCGCGAGACGGAGAGCAAGATCTACCTGCTGGTGAAGGAGGAGAAGCGCTACGCGGACGCCCAGCTGTCCTGCCAGGGCCGCGGGGGCACGCTGAGCATGCCCAAGGACGAGGCTGCCAATGGCCTGATGGCCGCATACCTGGCGCAAGCCGGCCTGGCCCGTGTCTTCATCGGCATCAACGACCTGGAGAAGGAGGGCGCCTTCGTGTACTCCGACCGCTCCCCCATGCGGACCTTCAACAAGTGGCGCAGCGGCGAGCCCAACAACGCCTACGACGAGGAGGACTGCGTGGAGATGGTGGCCTCGGGCGGCTGGAACGACGTGGCCTGCCACACCACCATGTACTTCATGTGTGAGTTCGACAAGGAGAACATGTGA